In one window of Vicia villosa cultivar HV-30 ecotype Madison, WI unplaced genomic scaffold, Vvil1.0 ctg.003699F_1_1, whole genome shotgun sequence DNA:
- the LOC131641367 gene encoding probable pectinesterase/pectinesterase inhibitor 20 produces MHIIFINLAITTFHSFIQKIMAFKNFSYLLSMFLIFVSLCIANAVPPETICNSIVNPTYCKTVIGNQNGNIYDYGRISIQKSLSQSHKFINLLDSYLQGSSSLTQSTIHALEDCRFLASLSFEYLSNTYATTNTYSNVLPTSQAEDFETFLSAVLTNQQTCLDGLDTIVSSDHRVKNDLSLSLSNEKKLNSVTLALFLKGWMPEKKIRTSWPQSGKHLNFKNGRLPLKMSNKAHAIYDSARRHGRKLVQTQTDENSVVVSDIVVVSQDGSGNFSTINEAIAAAPNNTVASDGYFLIFITEGVYQEYVSIDKKKKYLMLVGEGINKTVITGNHNVVDGFTTFNSATFAVVGQGFVGANITFRNTAGPGKHQAVAMRSGADMSTFYRCSFEGYQDTLYTHSLRQFYRECDIYGTVDFIFGNAAVVLQNCNIYPRLPLNGQFNTITAQGRTDPNQNTGTSIQNATIKAADDLAPNVGTVETYLGRPWKNYSRTVVMQSSMDSFINPSGWHIWDGDFALSTLYYAEYDNRGGGSSTANRVTWSGYHVIDASDAANFTVSNC; encoded by the exons ATGCACATCATATTCATCAATCTAGCTATAACAACCTTTCattccttcatccaaaaaataatGGCTTTCAAGAATTTCTCCTATCTACtttccatgttcttgatctttgtTTCATTGTGTATAGCAAATGCTGTTCCACCAGAAACCATTTGCAACTCTATTGTAAACCCTACTTATTGTAAAACCGTTATCGGTAATCAAAATGGAAACATCTATGACTACGGTCGCATTTCTATTCAAAAATCGTTGTCACAATCTCATAAGTTCATCAACTTATTGGACTCATATCTTCAAGGTAGCTCGTCTTTGACTCAATCCACAATTCACGCTCTCGAAGATTGTCGATTCCTTGCTAGCCTAAGTTTTGAATACTTATCAAACACCTATGCCACAACAAATACATATAGTAATGTTCTTCCAACTTCTCAAGCAGAAGATTTCGAAACGTTTCTTAGTGCAGTTTTGACTAACCAACAAACATGTTTGGACGGTCTAGACACTATAGTTTCTTCTGATCACAGAGTGAAGAACGACTTATCGTTATCACTCTCTAATGAGAAAAAACTTAATAGTGTAACCCTAGCCTTGTTCTTGAAAGGTTGGATGCCagagaaaaaaataagaacatcATGGCCACAAAGCGGcaaacacttgaatttcaaaaaTGGCCGGTTACCATTGAAGATGTCAAATAAAGCACACGCTATTTATGATTCAGCTAGACGCCATGGGCGAAAACTAGTTCAAACTCAAACAGATGAAAATAGTGTTGTGGTAAGTGATATTGTGGTTGTTAGTCAAGATGGAAGTGGAAACTTTAGCACTATCAATGAAGCAATTGCTGCTGCACCGAATAACACAGTTGCTAGTGATGGATACTTTCTCATTTTTATCACTGAAGGTGTGTATCAAGAGTATGTATCTATTGACAAAAAGAAGAAGTACTTGATGCTGGTTGGAGAAGGAATCAACAAAACAGTTATCACAGGAAATCACAATGTTGTTGATGGTTTCACAACATTCAATTCTGCCACATTTG CTGTGGTAGGTCAAGGGTTTGTGGGAGCTAATATAACATTTCGCAACACGGCTGGACCAGGAAAACATCAAGCAGTTGCAATGAGAAGTGGGGCTGACATGTCCACATTCTACCGTTGCAGCTTTGAAGGGTATCAAGACACACTATATACACATTCTTTGAGGCAATTCTATAGAGAATGTGATATCTATGGAACAGTTGATTTCATATTTGGAAATGCTGCAGTTGTTTTACAAAACTGTAACATCTATCCTCGTCTTCCTCTTAATGGACAATTCAATACCATCACAGCGCAAGGTCGAACCGATCCAAATCAAAACACAGGAACTTCTATACAAAATGCAACTATTAAAGCAGCAGATGATTTGGCTCCTAATGTTGGAACAGTTGAAACATATTTAGGGAGACCATGGAAGAATTATTCAAGGACGGTAGTTATGCAATCATCTATGGATAGTTTCATAAATCCTTCTGGTTGGCATATATGGGATGGTGATTTTGCATTGAGTACTTTGTATTATGCAGAATATGATAATAGAGGAGGTGGTTCAAGCACTGCAAATCGAGTCACATGGTCTGGTTATCATGTTATTGATGCTTCGGATGCAGCAAATTTCACAGTCTCTAATTGTTGA